One Pedomonas mirosovicensis genomic region harbors:
- a CDS encoding SDR family oxidoreductase: MKLTGNTIFVTGGTSGIGRGLAEALHRLGNKIIISGRRRALLNEIIAVNPGMAAIELDINDPASIKRAAETIIRDFPETNVLFNNAGIMPFDDVAGPIDDATAQGVITTNLLGPIRMSSALIEHLKAQPEATILYTSSVLAFVPLATNAIYSATKAALHSYALSQRFQLRGTGVRVQEIAPPWVDTDLIYKSGDPRAMPLEDFIVQTIAALGTDAPEILVEAVKPLRDNPGASEHALVHAFNQGIVDHPIPVGS, translated from the coding sequence ATGAAACTGACCGGCAACACCATCTTCGTCACCGGCGGCACCAGCGGCATTGGCCGCGGCCTTGCCGAAGCGTTGCACCGCCTTGGCAACAAGATCATCATTTCCGGCCGGCGCCGCGCGCTGCTTAACGAAATCATCGCGGTCAATCCCGGCATGGCTGCAATCGAGCTGGATATCAACGATCCCGCGAGCATCAAGCGTGCGGCCGAGACGATAATCCGCGACTTCCCGGAAACCAATGTCCTGTTCAACAATGCCGGGATCATGCCGTTCGATGATGTGGCAGGCCCGATCGATGACGCCACGGCGCAAGGGGTGATCACCACCAACCTGCTGGGGCCGATCCGCATGTCCTCGGCGCTTATCGAGCACCTCAAGGCGCAGCCGGAGGCAACGATCCTGTACACGTCCAGCGTCCTGGCCTTCGTCCCGCTCGCGACCAATGCAATCTATTCGGCCACCAAGGCAGCACTCCATTCCTATGCCCTGTCGCAGCGTTTCCAGCTGCGGGGAACCGGCGTCAGGGTTCAGGAAATCGCGCCGCCCTGGGTCGACACCGATCTGATCTACAAAAGCGGCGACCCGCGCGCGATGCCCCTGGAGGATTTCATTGTCCAGACGATCGCAGCGCTGGGCACCGATGCCCCGGAAATCCTCGTCGAGGCGGTAAAGCCGCTTCGCGACAATCCGGGGGCCAGCGAGCATGCGCTCGTCCATGCCTTCAACCAGGGCATTGTCGACCATCCCATCCCGGTTGGTTCCTGA
- a CDS encoding SDR family NAD(P)-dependent oxidoreductase → MTKNNTATIAEGTALITGASTGIGAIYADRLARRGYDLILVARNRDKLQALAARLSDQTGRAVEVVAADLSDAAALARVERILREDASITMLVNNAGVGTHAALLESDVDRMEEMVRLNVTALMRLTYAAVPGFVARGQGTIINIASIVALAPELLNGVYGGTKAFVQAFSASLNHELGSKGLHIQSVLPGATATDFWEAGGLPVENLPPEIVMRAEDMVDAALAGLDQGETCTIPALADVELWRAYEAARAALGPQLSARKPAARFGVAA, encoded by the coding sequence ATGACGAAGAACAACACCGCGACGATTGCCGAGGGAACAGCGCTGATCACCGGCGCCTCCACCGGCATCGGCGCGATCTATGCCGACCGCCTTGCGCGCCGCGGCTACGACCTGATCCTCGTTGCGCGCAACAGGGACAAGCTCCAGGCGCTGGCTGCGCGCCTTTCCGACCAGACTGGCCGCGCGGTCGAAGTCGTTGCCGCTGACCTCAGTGATGCAGCGGCGCTTGCCCGGGTGGAGCGGATCCTGCGCGAGGATGCGAGCATCACCATGCTGGTCAACAACGCCGGCGTTGGGACGCACGCGGCGCTGCTGGAGAGCGATGTCGACCGCATGGAAGAGATGGTTCGGCTGAACGTCACTGCCTTGATGCGGCTGACCTACGCCGCGGTCCCCGGTTTCGTCGCGCGGGGCCAGGGGACGATCATCAACATCGCCTCGATCGTAGCGCTCGCGCCCGAGCTGCTCAATGGCGTCTATGGCGGCACCAAGGCTTTCGTGCAGGCCTTCTCGGCCTCGCTGAACCACGAACTCGGCAGCAAGGGGCTGCACATCCAATCGGTTCTACCCGGCGCGACGGCAACCGATTTCTGGGAGGCTGGCGGCCTGCCCGTCGAAAATCTGCCGCCCGAAATCGTGATGCGCGCCGAGGACATGGTCGATGCCGCGCTCGCAGGGCTCGACCAGGGCGAGACCTGCACGATCCCTGCGCTCGCCGATGTCGAGCTGTGGCGGGCCTATGAAGCGGCGCGTGCCGCCCTTGGCCCGCAGCTCTCCGCACGCAAGCCCGCGGCCCGCTTCGGCGTTGCCGCCTGA